The segment GAGGATGAAAGCGGAAATGCCGGCGCAGATACTCCAGGTCTTCCGAAGACAAGGGCGCGATGTGCACCCACATGCTGCCGGCCTCGGTCACGGCCTGCAGTGCCATTGCGGCTCTCCCGTTCGAGATGGTGCGGCATGGGCCGGCTGGCAGGAGCGGCGGGGTTCGCCAGCCGGCCCATCCCCGCGAGAGGTTATTTCAGCACACAGACCGCCTGCGGGTGCTTCAACCGCAGGGCGATGCGCTCCAAAAGGCGGAAGCGGTGATCCAGGCCCTCATTCCCTATATAGGAGACGCTCATATCCATCGCCAACGCCAGGTCGAGGTGATAGGGCGCGTTGGCGATGAGGAAACCCTCCTTCGCCGGCAGATGGGGCGAGAAGTACACCTTACCCACCAGCTCCTCGATGAACTCCATCTCCAGCTCATCGGTGTTGGCCATGATGCGCTGTGCCTGGGCGTACAGCGGGGCGCTCAGCACCAAGACGTAAGGCCCGTAGATGCCGGCGCTCATCAGCTTCTCCAGCGCGGCGCTCACCGTGGCCAGGGCACCGCCGCTCTCCGACCATTTCTCCAAGGAGACGTGATGAGTGCCCTTGGCCTGGCGCAGGCCGGCGAAGATCAGCCCATCTTCCTCGGCGGCCAACTGGATGGTGGCGATAGCCACTGGCCCCAACTCCAGCGGAAGACCGAACTGCTCCGCCGTGGTGAAATCCTCCCAGGCCAGCACGAACTCTTTGCTCAGCGTGGTGAAGGGCACCAGCTCGCGGCCCGCCACGCGCGGCGCACCCTCCACATCCAGATGGGAGACCGGCACACCCAGTGCGCCGGCGCCCAGCGGGCCGACGAGATGAAGAAAGCGCCGGCCCACCAGATGCTGGGAGGCCACGGCGCGCACCTCCTCGTCAATCATCTGCCAGAAAGACGCATCGAACGGGGCGTTCTCGCGCAGCAGCAAATCGGTCATCGGTATACCTCCTGATGTTCTCGGTGGCTTGCGCTACTTCTGCGGTTTGCCCAACAGGCTCCCAACGGTGAAGCCGGGTTTGGCGCCGGCCGACGAGGTCGGCTTGGCCGCCGGCTGGGCCGGCTTTTCGGCTTCTTCCACTTCCTCCAACAGCTTGGAGAAGACCACCACGTGATGGTCCTCCTCGCCGGCGATGCGCTCAAGCAGGTCGGCCAGGTCGGACTCGCCCAGGGCGACGGCCTGCCGGCGGTACTCGGAGGACACCTCCTTCTCGATGGCGATGTCGGCCTGGAGCATCTCCGCCGTCGCATCCGGCAGGATCAGCGGATCATGCACCATCTCGGCGCGGGTGCCCAGCGATTCCATCTCCTCGGCCAGCCAGCCCATGTGGCGCATTTCCTCGATGGCCTGCCATTCCATCTCGTGTTCGACCTCGCAGTGCGGCGTCATGAAGGCATGGGCCAGGTACTGGAGCACGACGGTGTACTCATGCTTCAGGTCTTTCTGGAGATATTCCGCCTTGGGGCGGTCGGTCTCGGTGATGACCGGCTCCATGCGGACTTCGGCTTCGGGGTCCTGTTCGCCGGCGTATTTCTCGAACTTGCCCATATGAGCACGCTCATCCGCCACGATACGCCGCAGGACTCCTACAATTTCCGGATCATCAATAAGCGCCATATGGGTCAGATACTGGTCAATGGCCCTTTGCTCCGCCTCCACATCGGCCTGGAGCATATCCACCACCTTAGGGCCGTCGAATACTACCTCGCCCCGCGCCATGCTGGGCTTTCCGCCCAGCGCCACCACGAGCTCCGCCAGCCAGCGGAAATGCTGCATTTCCTCGCGGGCAATGGCCTCTAGCTCTGC is part of the Anaerolineae bacterium genome and harbors:
- a CDS encoding bacteriocin family protein codes for the protein MTDLLLRENAPFDASFWQMIDEEVRAVASQHLVGRRFLHLVGPLGAGALGVPVSHLDVEGAPRVAGRELVPFTTLSKEFVLAWEDFTTAEQFGLPLELGPVAIATIQLAAEEDGLIFAGLRQAKGTHHVSLEKWSESGGALATVSAALEKLMSAGIYGPYVLVLSAPLYAQAQRIMANTDELEMEFIEELVGKVYFSPHLPAKEGFLIANAPYHLDLALAMDMSVSYIGNEGLDHRFRLLERIALRLKHPQAVCVLK
- a CDS encoding ferritin-like domain-containing protein, whose product is MDKEKIIAMLQKDMEDEHAAIIQYLQHAYAFGEGELAAELEAIAREEMQHFRWLAELVVALGGKPSMARGEVVFDGPKVVDMLQADVEAEQRAIDQYLTHMALIDDPEIVGVLRRIVADERAHMGKFEKYAGEQDPEAEVRMEPVITETDRPKAEYLQKDLKHEYTVVLQYLAHAFMTPHCEVEHEMEWQAIEEMRHMGWLAEEMESLGTRAEMVHDPLILPDATAEMLQADIAIEKEVSSEYRRQAVALGESDLADLLERIAGEEDHHVVVFSKLLEEVEEAEKPAQPAAKPTSSAGAKPGFTVGSLLGKPQK